One genomic segment of Hordeum vulgare subsp. vulgare chromosome 2H, MorexV3_pseudomolecules_assembly, whole genome shotgun sequence includes these proteins:
- the LOC123425901 gene encoding serine/arginine repetitive matrix protein 1-like isoform X1 — MDYISPERSLDGTCGDPGPLFGDQDGSLLEHMDYHGEGITQPESPPLNDGLLVDAADQISYLSADSVPYMNDQIMCNTMKSASTSPASPLKQDEEHHVHIESDMQNDAAEQKVHHNDDCEAHTSSPGYDVHQNTEVVEGVLPPELHESSGNDISNFQQETTHSDVYHGDSMLAENSSRDYQFSNSGDDDDEIPNSSAPQMGNKDNRKLHETLHNEVNGTEDDQMNGGNSNPRGENDTENFNSAIESSYLDGMEQEDPCTENGISTPGNQWDSPPERSAGLEKGTPSPARRVSLSVERSPHAHSSEKLDSPHHAKEGDNLAHSRSPPARRLSRSPGSPENHDTNRRRAPSHELSPHARDNSPERKAQSRRGDGSPRRRSTSPRRRDGSPRRRSASPRRRHGSPRRRSASPKRRDGSPRRRSPSPKRRHGSPRRRSPSPKRRHGSPRRRSPSPKRRASPKRRGSPRRRDSPTRRRDSSPRRRDSSPRKRDSSPRRRESPTRRRDSPARKRDSPTRKRDSPTRKRDRSKSRSPSRKTDSSRHRREHGRSRSRSPHSRSHHRRSPRRRHSPRHRSPPARQHSPKRCWSPPANRKTGLGKPGRNLFVAGFSYATTERELEKKFAKFGRVTRVRVVRDKRTGDSRGFGFLSLEKDEDADAAIRACDETEWNGRIILVEKSKAPAW, encoded by the exons ATGGATTACATATCCCCTGAGAGAAGTCTGGATGGGACTTGTGGAGACCCTGGGCCTTTATTTGGAGATCAAGATGGTAGCTTGTTGGAGCACATGGATTATCATGGTGAAGGAATTACACAACCTGAATCCCCACCGCTGAATGATGGACTTTTAGTTGATGCAGCCGATCAAATTTCATATTTGTCTGCAGATTCTGTACCCTATATGAATGATCAGATCATGTGCAATACAATGAAATCTGCTTCAACTAGTCCAGCATCTCCCCTGAAGCAAGACGAGGAGCATCATGTGCATATAGAATCTGATATGCAAAATGATGCAGCTGAACAGAAAGTTCACCATAATGATGACTGTGAAGCACATACCTCGTCTCCGGGTTATGATGTGCATCAGAATACAGAAGTGGTTGAAGGTGTTCTTCCTCCAGAGCTTCATGAAAGCAGTGGTAATGATATATCAAACTTTCAACAAGAAACTACACATTCTGATGTCTATCATGGTGACTCTATGTTAGCTGAGAATAGCAGTAGGGATTATCAGTTTAGCAAtagcggtgacgatgatgatgaaattCCAAACTCTTCTGCGCCTCAGATGGGAAATAAGGACAACAGAAAGTTACATGAGACTCTTCACAATGAAGTGAATGGGACAGAGGATGATCAAATGAACGGTGGGAATTCTAATCCTCGTGGTGAAAATGACACTGAGAACTTCAACTCTGCAATTGAATCTTCCTATTTGGATGGGATGGAGCAGGAAGATCCTTGTACCGAGAATGGCATTTCTACACCTGGCAACCAGTGGGATTCTCCACCTGAGAGGTCTGCAGGACTAGAAAAGGGTACACCATCACCAGCCAGGAGGGTCTCACTTTCTGTTGAAAGGTCACCTCATGCTCATTCATCTGAGAAACTGGACTCACCCCATCATGCAAAAGAAGGTGATAATTTGGCTCACTCTCGAAGCCCACCAGCAAGACGTCTGTCCCGATCTCCTGGATCTCCTGAAAATCATGACACCAACCGTAGAAGAGCTCCCTCACATGAGTTGTCTCCACATGCACGGGATAACTCTCCAGAAAGAAAAGCACAATCTCGACGTGGAGATGGGTCACCGCGCCGAAGATCTACGTCCCCTAGAAGAAGAGATGGGTCACCGCGACGAAGATCAGCTTCCCCTAGAAGAAGACATGGTTCACCACGCCGAAGATCTGCATCACCTAAAAGAAGAGATGGGTCGCCTCGCAGAAGATCTCCATCCCCTAAAAGAAGGCACGGGTCACCACGACGAAGATCTCCATCCCCTAAAAGGAGGCATGGGTCACCACGGCGAAGATCTCCATCTCCTAAAAGAAGAGCCTCACCCAAGAGGAGGGGTTCACCAAGGAGAAGGGATtccccaacaaggaggagggattcCTCTCCACGAAGGAGAGACTCCTCACCAAGAAAGAGAGATTCCTCTCCAAGGAGGAGGGAGTCCCCAACAAGAAGGAGGGACTCCCCAGCAAGAAAGAGGGACTCCCCAACAAGAAAGAGGGACTCCCCAACAAGGaagagggatagatcaaaatcaaGGTCACCATCAAGGAAAACTGATTCCTCTAGACATAGAAGGGAACATGGTAGATCTCGATCAAGGTCTCCACACTCTAGGAGTCACCATAGAAGATCTCCAAG AAGAAGGCATTCACCAAGGCACAGATCACCTCCAGCAAGGCAGCATTCTCCTAAAAGATGTTGGTCACCACCTGCCAATAGGAAGACTGGATTGGGTAAGCCTGGACGGAATCTGTTTGTTGCAGGCTTTAGCTATGCCACCACAGAGCGAGAGTTGGAGAAGAAATTTGCTAAGTTTGGACGTGTAACAAGGGTACGGGTTGTCCGAGATAAACG AACTGGAGATTCTCGAGGCTTTGGATTTCTATCCCTGGAGAAGGACGAGGACGCTGATGCAGCAATCCGAGCTTGCGACGAGACAGAGTGGAATGGTAGGATCATTCTTGTGGAGAAGTCCAAGGCACCTGCATGGTGA
- the LOC123425901 gene encoding serine/arginine repetitive matrix protein 1-like isoform X2: MDYISPERSLDGTCGDPGPLFGDQDGSLLEHMDYHDSVPYMNDQIMCNTMKSASTSPASPLKQDEEHHVHIESDMQNDAAEQKVHHNDDCEAHTSSPGYDVHQNTEVVEGVLPPELHESSGNDISNFQQETTHSDVYHGDSMLAENSSRDYQFSNSGDDDDEIPNSSAPQMGNKDNRKLHETLHNEVNGTEDDQMNGGNSNPRGENDTENFNSAIESSYLDGMEQEDPCTENGISTPGNQWDSPPERSAGLEKGTPSPARRVSLSVERSPHAHSSEKLDSPHHAKEGDNLAHSRSPPARRLSRSPGSPENHDTNRRRAPSHELSPHARDNSPERKAQSRRGDGSPRRRSTSPRRRDGSPRRRSASPRRRHGSPRRRSASPKRRDGSPRRRSPSPKRRHGSPRRRSPSPKRRHGSPRRRSPSPKRRASPKRRGSPRRRDSPTRRRDSSPRRRDSSPRKRDSSPRRRESPTRRRDSPARKRDSPTRKRDSPTRKRDRSKSRSPSRKTDSSRHRREHGRSRSRSPHSRSHHRRSPRRRHSPRHRSPPARQHSPKRCWSPPANRKTGLGKPGRNLFVAGFSYATTERELEKKFAKFGRVTRVRVVRDKRTGDSRGFGFLSLEKDEDADAAIRACDETEWNGRIILVEKSKAPAW; the protein is encoded by the exons ATGGATTACATATCCCCTGAGAGAAGTCTGGATGGGACTTGTGGAGACCCTGGGCCTTTATTTGGAGATCAAGATGGTAGCTTGTTGGAGCACATGGATTATCATG ATTCTGTACCCTATATGAATGATCAGATCATGTGCAATACAATGAAATCTGCTTCAACTAGTCCAGCATCTCCCCTGAAGCAAGACGAGGAGCATCATGTGCATATAGAATCTGATATGCAAAATGATGCAGCTGAACAGAAAGTTCACCATAATGATGACTGTGAAGCACATACCTCGTCTCCGGGTTATGATGTGCATCAGAATACAGAAGTGGTTGAAGGTGTTCTTCCTCCAGAGCTTCATGAAAGCAGTGGTAATGATATATCAAACTTTCAACAAGAAACTACACATTCTGATGTCTATCATGGTGACTCTATGTTAGCTGAGAATAGCAGTAGGGATTATCAGTTTAGCAAtagcggtgacgatgatgatgaaattCCAAACTCTTCTGCGCCTCAGATGGGAAATAAGGACAACAGAAAGTTACATGAGACTCTTCACAATGAAGTGAATGGGACAGAGGATGATCAAATGAACGGTGGGAATTCTAATCCTCGTGGTGAAAATGACACTGAGAACTTCAACTCTGCAATTGAATCTTCCTATTTGGATGGGATGGAGCAGGAAGATCCTTGTACCGAGAATGGCATTTCTACACCTGGCAACCAGTGGGATTCTCCACCTGAGAGGTCTGCAGGACTAGAAAAGGGTACACCATCACCAGCCAGGAGGGTCTCACTTTCTGTTGAAAGGTCACCTCATGCTCATTCATCTGAGAAACTGGACTCACCCCATCATGCAAAAGAAGGTGATAATTTGGCTCACTCTCGAAGCCCACCAGCAAGACGTCTGTCCCGATCTCCTGGATCTCCTGAAAATCATGACACCAACCGTAGAAGAGCTCCCTCACATGAGTTGTCTCCACATGCACGGGATAACTCTCCAGAAAGAAAAGCACAATCTCGACGTGGAGATGGGTCACCGCGCCGAAGATCTACGTCCCCTAGAAGAAGAGATGGGTCACCGCGACGAAGATCAGCTTCCCCTAGAAGAAGACATGGTTCACCACGCCGAAGATCTGCATCACCTAAAAGAAGAGATGGGTCGCCTCGCAGAAGATCTCCATCCCCTAAAAGAAGGCACGGGTCACCACGACGAAGATCTCCATCCCCTAAAAGGAGGCATGGGTCACCACGGCGAAGATCTCCATCTCCTAAAAGAAGAGCCTCACCCAAGAGGAGGGGTTCACCAAGGAGAAGGGATtccccaacaaggaggagggattcCTCTCCACGAAGGAGAGACTCCTCACCAAGAAAGAGAGATTCCTCTCCAAGGAGGAGGGAGTCCCCAACAAGAAGGAGGGACTCCCCAGCAAGAAAGAGGGACTCCCCAACAAGAAAGAGGGACTCCCCAACAAGGaagagggatagatcaaaatcaaGGTCACCATCAAGGAAAACTGATTCCTCTAGACATAGAAGGGAACATGGTAGATCTCGATCAAGGTCTCCACACTCTAGGAGTCACCATAGAAGATCTCCAAG AAGAAGGCATTCACCAAGGCACAGATCACCTCCAGCAAGGCAGCATTCTCCTAAAAGATGTTGGTCACCACCTGCCAATAGGAAGACTGGATTGGGTAAGCCTGGACGGAATCTGTTTGTTGCAGGCTTTAGCTATGCCACCACAGAGCGAGAGTTGGAGAAGAAATTTGCTAAGTTTGGACGTGTAACAAGGGTACGGGTTGTCCGAGATAAACG AACTGGAGATTCTCGAGGCTTTGGATTTCTATCCCTGGAGAAGGACGAGGACGCTGATGCAGCAATCCGAGCTTGCGACGAGACAGAGTGGAATGGTAGGATCATTCTTGTGGAGAAGTCCAAGGCACCTGCATGGTGA